The following nucleotide sequence is from Acyrthosiphon pisum isolate AL4f chromosome A2, pea_aphid_22Mar2018_4r6ur, whole genome shotgun sequence.
CTGAgagcaaaataagaaaaattgttatttattgtgtaaatgTTTTCTAAACttagttttgaattttaataatattgtgtaattctACCtaattgaatacataataatatatcaagtaaTACTCAATACAATGGTAGAAATTTGTTGTATACCAATTTTAAACAATCCAACTGGTTTGACTTTGAGTACTGATTGATTTTTAAgtctaaaaagaaataatagtttaaataacgatttttatttatctttgtgTTTATACTCTATTGGCAGTAAAAGCATTCTGTGTTTGGTAAACCTATATAAAAGTTCAAAGTATTGAATCTATTTTcaatgtttgataatattattaataatcaatatcattaattttaaatttattatcacaACTCAAATAGCAAATGACCGAGGTCTAAGTCAAGTTTATGTAATATTTGGGTGGTGGTCGGGTCCATTTCAATTcccaatttccattttccaatTCTATTATAGTACGTTTATCACCATTATCAATACCATGATAAGTATTAAAGATTTTGAtgatagaaaattttaaattatttgtattgaaaacatttcgtgagatattttgtatttcataaattaCAGCACTTTCCAGTGTAATAtctcttatcagttatcagcaaatgaatattgttgtaatgatgtgttatttgtatttagttACCTTGTCTCAATTTGTTTATctgtattatttaacattttaaattcaacaaaTTTTGAATTCAGCTTTATTAGATGTATTCTTATCGTGTTTTTTAGCACCTTTAAGAtgcatttaatttatgataattcatcaactaatttctttttattttgtaaacaagtTAAAactcttttaaatttttgtatttgccACACGTTGcaattattaaatgaataaattccaaatttatatccaatctaaacattatatGACCATGCCGTTTcgttttaaaactttatttaattctTGCCTTTTAATACTGccgtattttattttctcaattGGAATTACATTTTACCAAAGATCATTTTTACAAGTATGAACAGCTGTTACTTAAgctttttcttaaatataaattgtatagttttgttgttaatttaatttcaaataaaatgtataacattttttttatagatgttCCATTTTCCCCTGCTTGTTGTTTCGTGTCacttggttttaaaatttcttgCTTCGATTATTTTTCGGGGCTTATATCATGCAATTATAAAAGTTCCTATTGTACAAATATCTTGGGACAGTCAAGTTTCAAAATTTGCACCTATTGGAATTTCCAGTGGTATTGATGTTGGATTTTCAAATTGGGGCCTAGAACTTGTAAATGTTtcattgtatgtattattaattttaagcatttactcatttatttatcaatatataaaattgtctgtTTCAGGTACACTATGACAAAATCAACGgctattatttttgtgttagtTAATGCTTTGATTTTACGTTTGGAGAAAGcagtaagttaaaaataataaaaataataataattcattagtatttttattaaatacttttttccccTTTTATAGTCAGTGGCACTTTtctttattgtattttcaatcTCTGGAGGATTATTTTTGTTCACATTCAAAACCACAGATTTTAGTACATtaggatttattttattactaactgCATCATTTGCCAGGTAATTatggtaattatttatgtattaaaattaatcaaatctgtttccatagtatatttattatggaTATCAGGTTCTGTTTAAAGATATTGTTTTAGATGTCTATGAAGTTTCTATCGGGcgtatttgttaaaaatgaatctataatattttcttgattatttaaataaagttgtATGTATCATCTGTTAATACGTAATACTCATGtactaaataacaaaacattttaattcatttttaagtcCGTGTACAGTGTttacatgtattttaataacaatttatgacCACAAGTCTATACTCTttttatgtcaaaaatatttctcAATAGGTGGTACTAAGTAGTATGGTTCTGTGCAAGACAGTGGCAGTTGGCAACTTACTACCGGGCTTAACAATAGTAGTTGACTACTGGTAGGGAAATGCAATAACTTTATCAGATTGTACCAGACAACAAGTTGTTGTTGTCTACAAGTACCCTTAATGTAAATGGACTATAGGTATTACTTCTTAATAATTACAGCTGATGTGTGTATTGAAAACATctatatctattaaaattattaataatataagacaatatattgtatactgttcACGAAAACAGGGAACACTTTTTCACTCATTAccatgttaatatttttcaattctgtttgTGGGACATTCAACTAGACTAATGGATCATAAATTCCTataggttaaattttttttaactcgtgtATTTTGTGCATGCGCaatacaaattcatttttttttcaatggtaACCcctgttttgaatattatttttgagttgaTCGATTTTTTCCAAGTAATTTTGATCTATCAACTTGTATTCTAAACCCCAAATTTGCAGAAATTAGAGCTAGGTATAATTATAGTcagttagcgttaaccgacactttaccagacattgtaagaacggcccttaatgtttaatcaaaatgtatttatcctTGGCTCTAAgggaaattatttagaaatttaatatttgatgagAGCTTTCAGACTATGTGTAATACTTGATAgttgatattgatataaatatatataacaatattgataatatgtgCATgattgattttgtaatttaattcatatattacaGTGGTTTTCGTTGGACACTATCACAATTTGTTATGCAGAAAGCCGACATGGGCATGAAAAGTCCTGTTGATATGATGTATTTTAGTCAACCTTGGATGTTTATTGCAATATTTcctatttcattgtttttagaAGGTAAAAATATCCATcacttgtaatttaaatattcagtattttatcaatttagattctgagtagttTTAGTTAGGGAagagaatctagttggtactttaggagggttaaaagaaaataattcccagtagtttttaagTGTTGGGAAAAACGTGGATTAATTTTTCGCCTGGTCAAAATCtggaaaattgaatacaagtttaattgaaaaattgaatacaatgtttctcataagtttttattagagaagttaaaaaaaaaattgggtgtAATAttctacaatcatttttatataagctTCTAAagttagaataattttaatcaaaattgtttaaatttgcaaattatatagttggaaatgtattacaattttttttttgatagctaacattgaaaatttaatacaagattccttataattcATAAGGTTTTTAcctttaacagaaaaaaaaatgtacaggaAATTCAaatgagttttttattttttatgacattggatattcatacataaatttacactttttcattgaacaattgtattattttgttgtaattcaaacacaaataattgtacaaacttgacattttcactaaatgtttgtatcattttcataataatgttttaatatattttacctttgTTAGAGCTttccaatattttcattttttttatcatttatattacaGTAAACAACATGGTACCTAAGTTACAGCAGATTAGTACCCACTTggccacatattttatttgtattgttattaactggctttcaaattgtaatttgttatttttagaattgctttcttaaatgttttattgtgtTCAGGTAATGATTTCTGGAATTGGTGGATTAATAATGAAAACCTTCAATGTTATCAAATGGTTGTACGTTTATTAATTGGATCATGCCTTGCTATTGGACTTGAAGTATCCGAATATTATGCTGTATACAAAACATCAAGCATTACATTAAGTGTAGTTGGTATTATCAAGGTCAGTATAACGTATTCtgctaatttaatatttatttaattgtgtattttattgttaggaaatttgtattttgatattgGCTGTGGAATGGAATGGTGACAAAATGACAACCATGAAATTCTTAGGTTTAGCTATGTGTATGATAGGTGTTATTGGACATGTGTGGCAAAAGTTTTCAAGATCAATTGAAAATCGATATGGTATTATTGACAATGaagataataaacatttaacgtTACCAGATAGTGATTCTGACTCTGGTGATTCAAATAGCTCAACTGAAGTgctttttgatatattaaacaGGAGACGttcgtaaataatattgatatgctTTATGTTTAAAAGgctgtgaatttttttttatttttaaacagaatacatttcatttccattattaaaaaatcaacattGTTTAATATCCATCAGCTTGATTGTTTAAGTaactgtgatattatataacacaattatatttattatttgtttatttagtatttaaaatcatactcacttaatttttaatttacttgttaatgctaattatttttgaaagcaTTAAGTTTGTTTACATTCATTTTTCACAACTAACTTAAAaaagtctattatattatgtatattgtatatatttattaatgttttaattattatctttatttttatggaaGGTTTAAGCTAAATATTGGTTGTGTGTAAAGGATtataccataaattattaaaatagtatataatcaaatattatttattacctttattattgttgacgtaatataatataatatgttgttttcagtactttataaacattacaaattaagttatttttatgtgtaaccatttatatataaatgtcgTGTTTAGCATAAATATCatggattatatttttgtactttaatttatatcagtgcttttaaaattaaaaactgtgctttttgtataataaataataattatgtgcagTTCAATACaatatgtgtaataattataataataaaaaaaaaacagaattcagtaactatcaataatattatcatatacctacttaagtgtttattgatcatattttgagatcaaattttaacaaaaaaaaaaatgttggtttaaattatgtacaattaatagtaaaattcaCCTTGAAAATAGGTGTATTTATTAATCTTACAGACTATAgtgataattattaacatttaacatcaaaatggattaaaaaaaaatataaaattaatgatgtcaatcaaattatcaaaactATTACCTAAtcagttcaaaatataaatagaaaaaatgaaaCTGACAATATTTcgcagatataaataatataaactcaaCATTGTCTTCACTTGACTAGCACACGTGTGGGTTAAACGTATTTCGGACtcgggtattataatatttaggtataatattatcataatgtggTAATGGTGactctacaataatattattgtgtagacACCGGACGTCCGACTTGCATCTCGCTCTCGGCGATCGCCATCCATTGGTTGCGGCTAGTGTCGAACCACGTCAGCCCGAAGTTGTACTTGCCGTTGAGGTTAGCGTGCTGACACCGGGAGTACCACCAGCCACCCTCATAGTTGGCCGCGCAGTTTGCCGTGCTGGCGTCTTGGTCGCGGTCTGCCGTGCTGAACCGGTGGCCGTTTTGGAATGACAGGGCGTCGGTGGCGTTGCCACGGTAACCGGAAATGTCCAGTCGGTAACCATCGGTGGCGTTCGATATCGAGAAGTTCGAGTAGTCCGCCCGCCAATTGTTACCGTATATATCAGTCATCCGGACGCGAAGAGAAGACGCGTTGTCCGCCGTCAAACGGTGGATAGCGTCGTTGCCCAGCCAAAAATCGCCTGTGAAATGCGcggtttgtataatttatactaatataaaaatttatctcATGATGATGATGtccacattaattattattatcgaattgGCGTCAATATTTAGGGgggtataggttaggttaggttagggggtataaacatttcaaatattatattaggaattagtatttattttaggcTACTTGTTTTTCGAATAAActgattatacaatatatatcgtccccgttcatgcagAACACACAAAGTCCAAAAACATGAATCAgctttttgcaattttttcaaactttaaatgtataccatatgtaaccaaattgttttctttctttttttaattgagtttcccTTAAGGGAAGTAGCTGTTTATGagtagtagtaaataatatgacactgtgaaatttatagttcttattattgttaaaatacaaatttctaagtcgattttcggacttagtgtactttgcatgaacggggacgatatAAGCCATGTGCTCAGGGGTAGAATGGCAGGGCGGGTATAAGTGGCCATACTCACCCAGGCCCtctaaaaatttaatgtttggGCCTCGGgctatgttatttttaatagtttttcaatTCCACACTCTAATGATTACCACGATAACGAAGAATACAATGTtacaatactatttataaaaataaaacaactgaaACAGTCCGACTGCAGCCGTGAAGGCTATgaaagttattttagattcatttTTGGGATTTATTGTGAAACGATACACGTTAATAGATGCTATTGGTAGAAGTTCtggaacttattattttttataacaataatagtaattagtatataaaatagtacctatttaaattaaaaacattaaatttatttttgaaattttatttgtattgaaaaagatttaaaattttaatattgaacactgaagtaagttatttttttgaatatgttgatctgttatataaaaaaaatattttttttcattttatttgtataataaagtttaaaaattgtaatattgaagtaatttgttttattttattatgttaaatttaattgagtATAAAcctacacaattatttttatttttaagttccttaaaaagttattttatttaaaataaaaattgtaaaacgaaTCTTGTTTGGTAGTTTTAAAACTTATACCAACCTTGGCCTTCAGGACCTCAGTCATGTGCTATATAGATAGAGGTAGgtttactttttagtaattgCTCACACCATTGACTATGGGTAACGTCACTGGATTATAGGTAACGTTTAAGAGAATATCCATGTCGtgactattataggtacctatataactataattttaactattttctatttaaacgCAGGATATAAGCATGACTGATGTGCAACTATAACAGTAAACACCAATTACGTGAAAGGGATGAGTGAGtacaaaattatctaaaaaaaaaaatattattctttcaacatattattcttTTTGTTCGTATAAGAAGGTATGTTCAATGTTGAGCATAGCTGATATAGCATGTCCTATTGTATAGGTAGGACGTGagtaactataggtacctaaacatttAGATAATACATCTACTACACATGACATATTTGTGTTCAGTGACGTACGCAAGATTTTTCAAATGGGGGGGGAGCTTGAAAAttagtttcaattttatttttattttgtctagtctaataatttcagacgtttatttgaggtattttaaaatgtttgtaacttttcaacttttctggtagaaaaaatACTCTGAACTTACGCTTCGAAGCCCGATGTATGTTTTTGGGAACAAATTGGTACTTTTAAGAGGCcgaaattgaaaatgctcagtggtttttaaaataattggagaaaaaaatgtaaatgtattaaaattggtaaccagcttggttaCCGTCCTCTCTtggattgtatttaaatatttaaattttttttcctataaatgtcaataaaaaattagttatcCGGCCAAAAAggctaaaaatgtaatacgtaagtttttattatagctaaaatattaatgatacataggcatcatggttattttttataagcatttaaagttcaaatttcgtcaaaaccacagttaattttgtttttacctcGCATATACGACTATATTATGAGTGATAAGCATACAACTACGATATACCTCACcacaaccaatataatatattgtaggaacctacctaaaaaaaatgtaattgtacgAATAGTATGTTAGGAATTTCTGTAACAACACATTTTAAACTGGACACAAGTATTCAGTAAAATCTTGAAATATACCGTTAGGTAtctgttaggttaggttattctTTATTGTCTTGTGTCTGTAAGGGTAAAGGGttagtatagtttattatagtttctatagAACCGTGGGTCATGGGGTTTCAGTTACTCGGTTGTCAAAATTATTCAcgaatataaaaacttttttgactTTGTGCTTGACCTTGTAGAAACTATAAggacctacataatatttcaatttatatgttCTTTCTATACCAATATTGTTTGAtcgacaaaattattaattcaagtacaaaaccaattaaaatatgttacctATAGGTGATTTAGTGGTTATAATCATTGAATATAAATGCTATTCGGTATTTCGTATTCACTTACCGTATAAGTTTCCGAATCCTTTGGCATACTCGTTCCAATTGTTATTGAATTTGAGATGATCATTGGTCCTTTTTTGCACTGTGATCCAGGACATACCATCCGATATGTCGCATTGAACGAGCAAAGGGTTTTTTCCATCTGGTGCTATCAGGTATGTTCCCGAGGACTTCAATTTAGAACAATCTGTAACACGTTTGattttacatttcaattttaattaaataacttctGAATAAGTAAACCTATagtgtacgtatataatatataatatttttaaatattttatatgttatgcataaaataaaattgactctttgtaaaatttataatataacactactCTCCCACTACCTGAAATATAAAGGAAGAATTAATTTCTAATGAGATCTATTTTTTTGGTCAATAATTACGAAAAACTGAATATATTTAACTCCCTCCACAAACGAAAATTCAGGTCTAAGTACGCCAAAGCGtcgtatacttattaattattagatatctatacctatatggctatatatataatttataatagtaaaaattatataaatgtatgttccTAATCcctataacatatttttctaaaaattaatattacttaattaggTTGGTAactaaataaagtattttatttatcgccaatatgttgtgttttttacaatgtaggtacctgtgtattttttgaattgactaaaaaaaataattgtagcgCAGAAGCCATCGTGATTGGTGTCTCACCACGTCCCGTGTTAGACATATCTATGATTATCGcagttaaaatcataatatttgtgtaaaaaaattaatccaaaATTTCGTGTAAGTATAcgaaaataaagaataatattatacctacaatataatacattatgcataatagtacctacataccacatagtcatattatgtttagtttcaacatataaataatacgcTCTATAtatacagcatattatatttggatattCCTTAAACGTGTAATTCTAGTTATTGCctattagttatacatttatggAAATACTGACTAggtaattaagtaaattttataatttttattcagctAAAGGTACACGCATAATGGATGTATACTTTTAGTCATACCAGTAGCTATACCTAGTAattagttatttgtatttatacgtgtttttattttactacatgACGCGCATATATAAACATGGAAAACGGAAACAATGCAATAGTAACCGGatgaatatgaataaaaaaaaaccacctgcAGTCATATTCGATATGGTTAACCgatcaaaataattaactagtaAATACTTCTATTCTGCTGCGGGGTAACACGAACAACCCTATTTATAGTTTACGCTTCAAGAATTCTTCAACGGACTTTTTCGGTTTCAGCTcgttattttaactttacatg
It contains:
- the LOC100168283 gene encoding solute carrier family 35 member C2 isoform X2, with protein sequence MNKFQIYIQSKHYMTMPFRFKTLFNSCLLILPYFIFSIGITFYQRSFLQMFHFPLLVVSCHLVLKFLASIIFRGLYHAIIKVPIVQISWDSQVSKFAPIGISSGIDVGFSNWGLELVNVSLYTMTKSTAIIFVLVNALILRLEKASVALFFIVFSISGGLFLFTFKTTDFSTLGFILLLTASFASGFRWTLSQFVMQKADMGMKSPVDMMYFSQPWMFIAIFPISLFLEGNDFWNWWINNENLQCYQMVVRLLIGSCLAIGLEVSEYYAVYKTSSITLSVVGIIKEICILILAVEWNGDKMTTMKFLGLAMCMIGVIGHVWQKFSRSIENRYGIIDNEDNKHLTLPDSDSDSGDSNSSTEVLFDILNRRRS
- the LOC100168283 gene encoding solute carrier family 35 member C2 isoform X3, with amino-acid sequence MFHFPLLVVSCHLVLKFLASIIFRGLYHAIIKVPIVQISWDSQVSKFAPIGISSGIDVGFSNWGLELVNVSLYTMTKSTAIIFVLVNALILRLEKASVALFFIVFSISGGLFLFTFKTTDFSTLGFILLLTASFASGFRWTLSQFVMQKADMGMKSPVDMMYFSQPWMFIAIFPISLFLEGNDFWNWWINNENLQCYQMVVRLLIGSCLAIGLEVSEYYAVYKTSSITLSVVGIIKEICILILAVEWNGDKMTTMKFLGLAMCMIGVIGHVWQKFSRSIENRYGIIDNEDNKHLTLPDSDSDSGDSNSSTEVLFDILNRRRS